From Nicotiana tabacum cultivar K326 chromosome 20, ASM71507v2, whole genome shotgun sequence, one genomic window encodes:
- the LOC107766102 gene encoding coatomer subunit beta'-1 isoform X2 codes for MPLRLEIKRKLAQRSERVKSVDLHPSEPWILTSLYSGTVCIWNYQSQTMVKSFEVTELPVRSAKFIPRKQWVVAGADDMFIRVYNYNTMDKVKVFEAHTDYIRCVAVHPTLPYVLSSSDDMLIKLWDWEKGWLCTQIFEGHSHYVMQVTFNPKDTNTFASASLDRTIKIWNLGSPDPNFTLDAHLKGVNCVDYFTGGDKPYLITGSDDHTAKVWDYQTKSCVQTLDGHTHNVSAVCFHPDLPIIITGSEDGTVRIWHATTYRLENTLNYGLERVWAIGYMKHSRRVVIGYDEGTIMVKLGREVPVASMDNSGKVIWAKHNEVQTVNIKSIGADYEVADGERLPLAVKEMGTCDLYPQSLKHNPNGRFVVVCGDGEYIIYTALAWRNRSFGSALEFVWSSDGEYAVRESTSKIKIFSKNFQEKKSIRPTFSAERIYGGTLLAMCSNDFICFYDWADCRLIRRIDVNVKNLYWADSGDLVAIASDTSFYILKYNRDVVSAHLDSGRSVDEQGVEEAFELLNEINERVRTGIWVGDCFIYNNSSWRLNYCVGGEVTTMFHLDRPMYLLGYLANQSRVFLIDKEFNVVGYTLLLGLIEYKTLVMRGDWDRANEVLPSIPKEHHNSVARFLESRGMIEEALEVATDPDYRFELAIQLGKLDIAKEIAVVAQSESKWKQLGDLAMSSGRLEMAEECLKHANDLSGLLLLYSSLGDAEGITELASFAKEHGKNNVAFLCMFLLGKVDECIQLLVDSNRVPEAAFMARSYLPSKVSEIVSIWRKDLSKVNQKAAEALADPEEYPNLFEHWQITHSVEARVAEERGVYPPAADYGNYAGRPTTNLVEAFSNMRVDEEPLENGELDHEVAEQNGDELQEPGEDDIQQEGQEEAVVVDADSTDGAVLVNGNEADEEWVLTPRH; via the exons ACAATGGTAAAATCTTTTGAAGTTACTGAATTACCAG TTAGGTCAGCTAAGTTTATACCACGCAAGCAATGGGTTGTTGCTGGTGCTGATGACATGTTTATTCGTGTTTACAATTACAACACCATGGATAAAGTCAAAGTATTCGAGGCACACACAGATTATATTAGGTGTGTGGCTGTCCATCCTACACTACCTTATGTACTGTCATCATCTGATGACATGCTAATAAAGCTCTGGGATTGGGAGAAGGGATGGTTATGCACTCAAATATTTGAAGGTCATTCCCATTATGTGATGCAAGTCACCTTTAATCCAAAAGACACCAATACTTTTGCTAGCGCGTCCCTTGATCGGACTATAAAG ATCTGGAACCTTGGCTCTCCTGATCCAAACTTCACTCTGGATGCTCATCTTAAAGGGGTTAATTGTGTAGACTATTTCACTGGGGGTGATAAACCCTATCTAATTACTGGTTCTGATGATCACACTGCTAAG GTGTGGGACTATCAGACAAAAAGTTGTGTCCAGACTCTTGACGGCCACACACACAATGTCTCAGCTGTATGTTTTCATCCTGATCTTCCAATTATAATTACAGGTTCTGAAGATGGTACTGTTCGTATATGGCACGCAACCACTTATAG ACTTGAGAACACTTTGAATTATGGTCTTGAAAGAGTATGGGCAATTGGTTACATGAAACACTCAAGGAG GGTTGTAATTGGTTATGATGAGGGAACCATCATGGTAAAACTTGGTCGAGAAGTACCTGTTGCCAGTATGGATAACAGTGGAAAAGTTATTTGGGCTAAGCACAATGAAGTTCAGACTGTTAACATCAAGAGTATCGGGGCAGATTATGAA GTCGCTGATGGAGAGAGACTGCCTTTGGCTGTCAAGGAAATGGGAACTTGTGACCTCTACCCACAA AGCTTGAAGCATAATCCAAATGGAAGGTTTGTCGTTGTTTGTGGAGATGGAGAATATATCATATATACCGCTCTGGCTTGGAGAAATAGGTCATTTGGCTCAGCTCTGGAATTTGTTTGGTCTTCGGATGGAGAATATGCTGTGAGGGAAAGTACTTCAAAGATTAAGATCTTCAGCAAAAATTTCCAG GAGAAGAAGAGCATTCGGCCTACTTTCTCTGCTGAGCGCATCTATGGTGGTACTTTATTGGCAATGTGCTCGAATGATTTCATTTGTTTCTATGATTGGGCTGACTGCAGGTTGATACGGCGAATCGATGTTAATGTCAAA AATCTATACTGGGCCGACAGTGGTGATCTGGTGGCAATTGCTAGTGATACATCATTCTACATACTTAAGTATAAT CGAGATGTGGTCTCTGCACATTTAGATAGTGGGAGATCAGTAGATGAACAAGGTGTTGAAGAAGCTTTTGAACTTCTTAACGAGATAAATGAACGGGTCCGGACTGGAATTTGGGTTGGGGATTGCTTCATTTACAATAATTCTTCCTGGAGACTTAACTATTGTGTTGGGGGTGAG GTGACCACAATGTTTCACCTTGACCGGCCCATGTACCTGCTTGGATACCTTGCTAATCAGAGCAGGGTTTTTCTGATTGACAAGGAGTTTAA TGTGGTGGGATATACTCTACTCCTTGGCTTGATTGAGTACAAGACACTTGTGATGCGTGGCGACTGGGATAGAGCAAATGAGGTCTTACCATCAATTCCTAAGGAGCATCACAACAG TGTTGCTCGTTTCTTGGAATCACGTGGAATGATAGAGGAAGCATTAGAAGTTGCTACAGACCCTGACTACAGATTTGAACTAGCCATACAGCTGGGTAAATTAGATATTGCAAAG GAAATTGCCGTAGTGGCACAGAGTGAGTCCAAATGGAAGCAGTTGGGTGACCTAGCCATGTCTAGTGGAAGG CTTGAGATGGCAGAGGAGTGTTTGAAGCATGCAAATGACTTGAGTGGTTTGTTGCTACTCTATTCTTCTCTAGGAGATGCTGAAGGAATAACTGAACTAGCTTCTTTTGCAAAAGAGCACGGGAAAAACAATGTTGCATTCCTTTGCATGTTCCTGTTGGGTAAAGTGGACGAGTGCATTCAGCTGTTGGTTGACAG CAATCGGGTACCCGAGGCTGCATTTATGGCACGATCTTATCTGCCTAGTAAAGTTTCTGAAATAGTATCAATTTGGAGAAAGGACCTCAGTAAG GTTAACCAGAAAGCTGCAGAAGCATTGGCTGATCCTGAAGAATATCCTAACTTGTTTGAGCACTGGCAAATAACCCATTCTGTTGAAGCTAGAGTTGCGGAGGAAAG GGGTGTATACCCGCCAGCGGCAGATTATGGAAATTATGCTGGTAGACCAACTACTAACCTCGTAGAAGCTTTCAGCAACATGAGAGTGGATGAAGAACCACTTGAAAATGGAGAGTTGGATCATGAG GTTGCAGAACAGAATGGTGATGAGTTGCAAGAACCGGGTGAAGATGACATTCAACAAGAGGGCCAAGAAGAGGCTGTTGTGGTGGATGCTGACTCTACTGATGGTGCAGTACTCGTTAATGGAAACGAGGCTGACGAAGAGTGGG TTCTTACACCACGTCATTAG
- the LOC107766102 gene encoding coatomer subunit beta'-2 isoform X1 has translation MPLRLEIKRKLAQRSERVKSVDLHPSEPWILTSLYSGTVCIWNYQSQTMVKSFEVTELPVRSAKFIPRKQWVVAGADDMFIRVYNYNTMDKVKVFEAHTDYIRCVAVHPTLPYVLSSSDDMLIKLWDWEKGWLCTQIFEGHSHYVMQVTFNPKDTNTFASASLDRTIKIWNLGSPDPNFTLDAHLKGVNCVDYFTGGDKPYLITGSDDHTAKVWDYQTKSCVQTLDGHTHNVSAVCFHPDLPIIITGSEDGTVRIWHATTYRLENTLNYGLERVWAIGYMKHSRRVVIGYDEGTIMVKLGREVPVASMDNSGKVIWAKHNEVQTVNIKSIGADYEVADGERLPLAVKEMGTCDLYPQSLKHNPNGRFVVVCGDGEYIIYTALAWRNRSFGSALEFVWSSDGEYAVRESTSKIKIFSKNFQEKKSIRPTFSAERIYGGTLLAMCSNDFICFYDWADCRLIRRIDVNVKNLYWADSGDLVAIASDTSFYILKYNRDVVSAHLDSGRSVDEQGVEEAFELLNEINERVRTGIWVGDCFIYNNSSWRLNYCVGGEVTTMFHLDRPMYLLGYLANQSRVFLIDKEFNVVGYTLLLGLIEYKTLVMRGDWDRANEVLPSIPKEHHNSVARFLESRGMIEEALEVATDPDYRFELAIQLGKLDIAKEIAVVAQSESKWKQLGDLAMSSGRLEMAEECLKHANDLSGLLLLYSSLGDAEGITELASFAKEHGKNNVAFLCMFLLGKVDECIQLLVDSNRVPEAAFMARSYLPSKVSEIVSIWRKDLSKVNQKAAEALADPEEYPNLFEHWQITHSVEARVAEERGVYPPAADYGNYAGRPTTNLVEAFSNMRVDEEPLENGELDHEVAEQNGDELQEPGEDDIQQEGQEEAVVVDADSTDGAVLVNGNEADEEWGTNTEGKPSA, from the exons ACAATGGTAAAATCTTTTGAAGTTACTGAATTACCAG TTAGGTCAGCTAAGTTTATACCACGCAAGCAATGGGTTGTTGCTGGTGCTGATGACATGTTTATTCGTGTTTACAATTACAACACCATGGATAAAGTCAAAGTATTCGAGGCACACACAGATTATATTAGGTGTGTGGCTGTCCATCCTACACTACCTTATGTACTGTCATCATCTGATGACATGCTAATAAAGCTCTGGGATTGGGAGAAGGGATGGTTATGCACTCAAATATTTGAAGGTCATTCCCATTATGTGATGCAAGTCACCTTTAATCCAAAAGACACCAATACTTTTGCTAGCGCGTCCCTTGATCGGACTATAAAG ATCTGGAACCTTGGCTCTCCTGATCCAAACTTCACTCTGGATGCTCATCTTAAAGGGGTTAATTGTGTAGACTATTTCACTGGGGGTGATAAACCCTATCTAATTACTGGTTCTGATGATCACACTGCTAAG GTGTGGGACTATCAGACAAAAAGTTGTGTCCAGACTCTTGACGGCCACACACACAATGTCTCAGCTGTATGTTTTCATCCTGATCTTCCAATTATAATTACAGGTTCTGAAGATGGTACTGTTCGTATATGGCACGCAACCACTTATAG ACTTGAGAACACTTTGAATTATGGTCTTGAAAGAGTATGGGCAATTGGTTACATGAAACACTCAAGGAG GGTTGTAATTGGTTATGATGAGGGAACCATCATGGTAAAACTTGGTCGAGAAGTACCTGTTGCCAGTATGGATAACAGTGGAAAAGTTATTTGGGCTAAGCACAATGAAGTTCAGACTGTTAACATCAAGAGTATCGGGGCAGATTATGAA GTCGCTGATGGAGAGAGACTGCCTTTGGCTGTCAAGGAAATGGGAACTTGTGACCTCTACCCACAA AGCTTGAAGCATAATCCAAATGGAAGGTTTGTCGTTGTTTGTGGAGATGGAGAATATATCATATATACCGCTCTGGCTTGGAGAAATAGGTCATTTGGCTCAGCTCTGGAATTTGTTTGGTCTTCGGATGGAGAATATGCTGTGAGGGAAAGTACTTCAAAGATTAAGATCTTCAGCAAAAATTTCCAG GAGAAGAAGAGCATTCGGCCTACTTTCTCTGCTGAGCGCATCTATGGTGGTACTTTATTGGCAATGTGCTCGAATGATTTCATTTGTTTCTATGATTGGGCTGACTGCAGGTTGATACGGCGAATCGATGTTAATGTCAAA AATCTATACTGGGCCGACAGTGGTGATCTGGTGGCAATTGCTAGTGATACATCATTCTACATACTTAAGTATAAT CGAGATGTGGTCTCTGCACATTTAGATAGTGGGAGATCAGTAGATGAACAAGGTGTTGAAGAAGCTTTTGAACTTCTTAACGAGATAAATGAACGGGTCCGGACTGGAATTTGGGTTGGGGATTGCTTCATTTACAATAATTCTTCCTGGAGACTTAACTATTGTGTTGGGGGTGAG GTGACCACAATGTTTCACCTTGACCGGCCCATGTACCTGCTTGGATACCTTGCTAATCAGAGCAGGGTTTTTCTGATTGACAAGGAGTTTAA TGTGGTGGGATATACTCTACTCCTTGGCTTGATTGAGTACAAGACACTTGTGATGCGTGGCGACTGGGATAGAGCAAATGAGGTCTTACCATCAATTCCTAAGGAGCATCACAACAG TGTTGCTCGTTTCTTGGAATCACGTGGAATGATAGAGGAAGCATTAGAAGTTGCTACAGACCCTGACTACAGATTTGAACTAGCCATACAGCTGGGTAAATTAGATATTGCAAAG GAAATTGCCGTAGTGGCACAGAGTGAGTCCAAATGGAAGCAGTTGGGTGACCTAGCCATGTCTAGTGGAAGG CTTGAGATGGCAGAGGAGTGTTTGAAGCATGCAAATGACTTGAGTGGTTTGTTGCTACTCTATTCTTCTCTAGGAGATGCTGAAGGAATAACTGAACTAGCTTCTTTTGCAAAAGAGCACGGGAAAAACAATGTTGCATTCCTTTGCATGTTCCTGTTGGGTAAAGTGGACGAGTGCATTCAGCTGTTGGTTGACAG CAATCGGGTACCCGAGGCTGCATTTATGGCACGATCTTATCTGCCTAGTAAAGTTTCTGAAATAGTATCAATTTGGAGAAAGGACCTCAGTAAG GTTAACCAGAAAGCTGCAGAAGCATTGGCTGATCCTGAAGAATATCCTAACTTGTTTGAGCACTGGCAAATAACCCATTCTGTTGAAGCTAGAGTTGCGGAGGAAAG GGGTGTATACCCGCCAGCGGCAGATTATGGAAATTATGCTGGTAGACCAACTACTAACCTCGTAGAAGCTTTCAGCAACATGAGAGTGGATGAAGAACCACTTGAAAATGGAGAGTTGGATCATGAG GTTGCAGAACAGAATGGTGATGAGTTGCAAGAACCGGGTGAAGATGACATTCAACAAGAGGGCCAAGAAGAGGCTGTTGTGGTGGATGCTGACTCTACTGATGGTGCAGTACTCGTTAATGGAAACGAGGCTGACGAAGAGTGGGGTACGAATACTGAAGGAAAACCGTCAGCCTAA